In Malus sylvestris chromosome 15, drMalSylv7.2, whole genome shotgun sequence, a single genomic region encodes these proteins:
- the LOC126602545 gene encoding uncharacterized protein LOC126602545, which translates to MALPQLIPSSSSSSLPHKPTFNPNPLPSPLNPNPNILSPRLHRRRQRPGSLKCTASSFSERHPTNQPKSGDVVELPIFPLPLVLFPGAILPLQIFEFRYRMMMHSLLQTDLRFGVIYSDAVSGTADVGCVGEVVKHERLVDDRFFLICKGQERFRITDLVRTKPYLVAEVKWLEDRPSSDGEDDLEALANEVESHMKDVIRLSNRLGGKPDKDVQDLRRHLFPTLFSFFVGSTFEGAPREQQALLELEDTAARLKREKETLRNTLNYLTAASAVKDVFPSA; encoded by the coding sequence ATGGCTCTCCCTCAGCTCAtcccctcctcttcctcctcctccctccCCCATAAACCCACCTTCAACCCTAATCCCCTCCCCTCCCccttaaaccctaaccctaatatCCTCTCCCCCCGCCTCCACCGCCGCCGCCAACGGCCCGGATCCCTCAAATGCACAGCCTCCTCATTCTCTGAGCGCCACCCCACCAATCAGCCCAAATCAGGCGACGTCGTCGAGCTCCCCATTTTCCCCTTGCCCCTCGTCCTCTTCCCGGGCGCCATCCTCCCCCTCCAGATCTTCGAGTTCCGCTACCGTATGATGATGCACTCCCTCCTCCAGACGGATCTCCGCTTCGGGGTAATATACAGCGACGCCGTCTCCGGTACCGCCGACGTCGGCTGCGTCGGCGAGGTCGTCAAGCACGAGCGCCTTGTCGACGACCGGTTCTTCCTCATCTGCAAGGGCCAGGAGCGGTTTCGGATCACCGACCTCGTCCGCACCAAACCATACCTGGTGGCGGAGGTCAAGTGGCTTGAAGACCGGCCGTCGAGCGACGGCGAGGACGACCTGGAAGCGTTGGCGAACGAGGTCGAGTCGCATATGAAGGATGTGATTCGGTTGTCGAATCGGTTGGGCGGGAAGCCCGATAAGGATGTGCAGGACCTGCGGCGGCACCTATTTCCGACGCTATTTTCGTTTTTTGTTGGGAGCACGTTTGAAGGGGCGCCGAGAGAGCAGCAGGCGTTGCTGGAATTGGAGGACACGGCGGCGCGgttgaagagagagaaggagacgCTGAGGAACACTCTCAATTACTTGACGGCGGCCTCCGCCGTCAAAGACGTCTTCCCGTCGGCGTGA
- the LOC126602548 gene encoding thioredoxin H1-like, producing the protein MAEEKVIACHSVAAWTEHLEKSNVDKKLIVVDFTATWCGPCRFIAPIFAELARKNPEVTFLKVDVDELKTVSEEWGVEAMPTFLFLKEGKVVDKVVGAKKEELQLKVVKHAAPADVPADVATASA; encoded by the exons atggcggAAGAAAAAGTGATCGCCTGCCACTCCGTCGCCGCCTGGACCGAGCACCTCGAGAAGAGCAACGTCGACAAGAAACTG ATTGTGGTCGACTTCACGGCTACATGGTGTGGACCTTGCCGGTTCATTGCACCCATCTTCGCGGAGTTGGCTAGGAAGAACCCGGAAGTGACATTCCTAAAGGTGGACGTGGATGAGTTGAAGACTGTTAGTGAGGAGTGGGGCGTGGAGGCAATGCCGACCTTCTTGTTCCTCAAGGAAGGCAAGGTAGTTGACAAGGTTGTGGGTGCTAAGAAAGAAGAGTTACAGCTCAAAGTTGTGAAGCATGCCGCTCCAGCTGATGTTCCAGCTGATGTCGCAACTGCTTCTGCTTAG
- the LOC126602549 gene encoding thioredoxin H-type 2-like — translation MAEEKVIACHSVAAWTEHLEKSHVDKKLVVVDFTATWCGPCRFIAPIFAELARKNPEVTFLKVDVDELKTVTEEWGVEAMPTFLFLKEGKVVDKVVGAKKEELQLKVVKHATPADVATASA, via the exons atggcggAGGAAAAAGTGATCGCCTGCCACTCTGTCGCCGCCTGGACCGAGCACCTCGAGAAGAGCCACGTCGACAagaaactg GTTGTGGTCGACTTCACGGCTACATGGTGTGGACCTTGCCGGTTCATTGCACCCATATTCGCGGAGTTGGCTAGGAAGAACCCGGAAGTGACATTCCTAAAGGTGGACGTGGATGAGCTGAAGACTGTTACCGAGGAGTGGGGCGTGGAGGCAATGCCGACCTTCTTGTTCCTCAAGGAAGGCAAGGTAGTTGACAAGGTTGTGGGTGCTAAGAAAGAAGAGTTACAGCTCAAAGTTGTGAAGCATGCCACTCCAGCTGATGTCGCAACTGCTTCTGCCTAA
- the LOC126602528 gene encoding beta-galactosidase 5-like: METHSVSKLLVLFMSMALFLGSELIHCTTVTYDKKAILINGQRRLLISGSIHYPRSTPEMWEGLIQKAKDGGLDVIDTYVFWNGHEPSPGNYYFEGRYDLVGFIKTVQKAGLFLHLRIGPYICAEWNFGGFPVWLKYVPGISFRTDNGPFKMAMQGFTQKIVQMMKDEKLFASQGGPIILSQIENEYGPESKALGAAGHNYINWAAQMAVGLDTGVPWVMCKEDDAPDPMINACNGFYCDGFTPNKPYKPAMWTEAWSGWFTEFGGTIHHRPVQDLAFAVGRFIQKGGSYVNYYMYHGGTNFGRTAGGPFITTSYDYDAPIDEYGLIREPKYGHLKELHKAIKLCEHSLLSSEPTVTSLGTYHQAYVFNSGPNRCAAFLSNFHSTGAKVTFNNLHYDLPPWSVSILPDCRNEVFNTAKVGVQTSHVQMIPTNSLLFSWQTYDEDISSLNDGSSIPAVGLLEQINVTRDTSDYLWYMTNVDISSSDLGGGKKPTLTVQSAGHALHVFVNGQFSGSAFGTREQRQFTFAEPVNLRTGINRIALLSIAVGLPNVGLHYESWKTGIQGPVFLDGLGHGKKDLTSQKWFYKVGLKGEEMNLVSPNGASSVDWIRRSLATQTKQTLKWYKAYFNAPGGNEPFALDMSSMGKGQVWINGQSIGRYWMAYAKGDCSSCSYIGTFRPTECQLGCGQPTQRWYHVPRSWLKPTQNLVVVFEELGGDPSKITLVKRSVTGVCGDLHENHPNVENFDVEGNENSKTLHQAQVHLQCAPGQSISSIKFASFGTPTGTCGSFQQGTCHATNSHAVVEKNCIGHESCSVAVTNSIFKTDPCPNVLKRLSVEAVCSTEITTNQPNSRR; this comes from the exons ATGGAAACTCACTCGGTTTCCAAGCTCTTAGTTTTGTTCATGTCGATGGCATTGTTCTTGGGTTCTGAGCTTATCCACTGCACCACCGTCACCTACGACAAGAAGGCCATTCTCATCAATGGCCAGAGAAGATTGCTCATTTCTGGATCCATTCATTATCCCAGAAGTACCCCTGAA ATGTGGGAAGGCCTCATACAGAAAGCAAAAGATGGAGGCTTGGATGTGATCGACACCTACGTTTTCTGGAACGGCCATGAACCTTCTCCTGGCAAT TATTATTTTGAGGGGAGATACGATCTAGTAGGGTTCATAAAGACAGTACAAAAAGCAGGGCTCTTTCTTCATCTGCGCATCGGGCCTTATATTTGTGCAGAGTGGAATTTTGG AGGATTTCCCGTTTGGCTGAAATATGTACCTGGCATCAGTTTCAGGACAGACAATGGGCCATTTAAG ATGGCAATGCAAGGGTTCACCCAGAAGATTGTCCAGATGATGAAGGATGAGAAGCTATTTGCATCACAAGGTGGTCCCATCATCCTTTCCCAG ATTGAGAATGAGTATGGACCGGAGAGCAAGGCACTGGGAGCTGCTGGCCATAACTACATTAACTGGGCTGCTCAAATGGCGGTTGGATTGGATACCGGAGTCCCATGGGTGATGTGCAAGGAAGACGATGCCCCAGACCCTATG ATAAATGCATGCAACGGTTTTTACTGCGATGGATTCACTCCCAACAAACCTTACAAGCCTGCCATGTGGACGGAAGCTTGGAGCGGCTG GTTTACAGAGTTTGGTGGCACAATTCACCATCGACCTGTCCAAGATTTGGCATTCGCAGTTGGTCGATTCATACAGAAGGGTGGCTCATACGTGAATTACTACATG TATCATGGAGGAACAAACTTCGGACGAACAGCTGGAGGCCCCTTCATTACAACCAGTTACGACTATGATGCTCCCATTGATGAATACG GTTTGATCAGAGAACCTAAATATGGTCATCTGAAGGAGCTTCACAAGGCTATCAAGCTATGTGAACATTCTTTACTCTCTTCAGAGCCTACCGTCACTTCACTAGGAACCTATCATCAG GCTTATGTATTCAATTCAGGACCAAATAGATGCGCAGCGTTTCTCTCAAACTTCCATTCAACAGGAGCAAAAGTGACTTTTAATAACTTGCACTATGATTTGCCGCCTTGGTCTGTTAGCATCCTTCCTGATTGCAGGAATGAAGTATTCAACACTGCAAAG GTGGGAGTTCAAACGTCACATGTGCAGATGATCCCAACGAACAGTCTGTTGTTTTCATGGCAGACTTACGATGAAGATATCTCTTCTCTAAACGATGGGTCAAGCATACCGGCTGTTGGACTTCTAGAGCAGATAAATGTAACTAGAGATACTAGTGACTATCTGTGGTACATGACAAA TGTTGACATCAGTTCATCAGACCTCGGAGGAGGAAAAAAGCCTACTCTTACTGTGCAGTCAGCAGGTCATGCCCTCCATGTCTTCGTCAACGGGCAGTTTTCAG GTTCGGCGTTTGGAACTAGGGAGCAGAGGCAATTCACATTTGCTGAACCAGTCAACCTCCGCACTGGAATAAACAGAATTGCACTGCTCAGCATAGCTGTTGGATTACCA AATGTTGGGTTGCATTACGAGTCGTGGAAAACGGGAATCCAAGGTCCGGTTTTTCTGGATGGTCTTGGCCACGGAAAGAAAGACTTAACGTCGCAGAAGTGGTTCTACAAG GTCGGCCTTAAGGGAGAAGAAATGAATTTGGTCTCTCCAAACGGAGCCTCATCAGTTGATTGGATCCGTAGGTCACTAGCTACCCAAACCAAGCAGACGTTGAAATGGTACAAG GCTTATTTCAATGCACCCGGAGGAAATGAGCCATTTGCGTTGGACATGAGTAGCATGGGAAAGGGACAAGTATGGATCAATGGGCAGAGCATCGGTAGATACTGGATGGCTTATGCCAAAGGTGACTGCAGTTCGTGCAGTTACATTGGGACATTCCGTCCCACGGAATGTCAACTTGGCTGTGGCCAACCAACTCAACGATGGTACCATGTTCCTCGTTCATGGTTAAAGCCGACGCAAAATTTGGTGGTAGTGTTTGAGGAACTAGGCGGAGATCCATCAAAGATAACCCTAGTGAAAAGATCTGTGACCGGTGTTTGTGGTGACTTACATGAGAACCACCCAAATGTCGAAAATTTTGATGTCGAGGGCAATGAAAATTCTAAAACGCTTCACCAAGCTCAGGTTCATCTGCAGTGTGCACCGGGGCAGTCTATCTCGAGCATTAAGTTTGCAAGTTTCGGAACTCCTACAGGAACTTGTGGGAGTTTCCAGCAAGGAACGTGTCACGCGACAAACTCACACGCCGTGGTGGAGAAG AATTGTATCGGGCACGAGAGTTGCTCGGTTGCTGTAACCAATAGCATTTTCAAGACAGATCCATGTCCGAATGTACTCAAACGGCTATCAGTTGAAGCTGTTTGTTCGACGGAAATTACAACCAATCAGCCCAATTCGAGGAGATGA
- the LOC126602529 gene encoding jacalin-related lectin 3-like: MSTEGSDKKSISVGPWGGHNGLIWDDGVHSTVKQLVIAHGAAIDSIQIEYDERGSSVWSDKHGRNGGWKTDKVKLASPEEFLTSIEGYYGKKSEWGPITVRSLTFKSNKRTYGPFGVEQGTYFSLQETASNIKIVGFHGMSGWYLDSIGAYVKPIDQNEQKQHAKTLLRTPFNYPTIGTDPNLAGYSLIQNCNVLFAMTPKDDSTAKPAAVPVPVPKMLSGQFSDSEISDVGTKHELTTNAEKFPSKVEGVVAYGPFGGTGGAAFDDGIYSGIRQIKLSRNIGVVYIKVQYDRNGEAVWEGRHGGTGGFKSDKIVFDYPNEILTHITGTFAPTMVMGTSVIKSLTFHTTKKQHGPYGEEQGACFTTKLKEGKIVGIHGRSGLFLDALGVHAIEGKVHIIETKTPTLTNTPNIPYGHTDHKKKTPTVTNTPNTFTAMIPKEHAGAITEIDNPHWTNKLLMTNRGKVEEVAYGVIKEPAPCGPGPWGGDGGRAWDDGVFSGISQIHLTREAKGICSVQIEYDRNGQFIWSAKHGGNGGTSPHRIKLEYPHEVITCISGYYGCISTDQGQGPKIIKSLTFFTSRGKYGPFGEQVGTFFTSTATEGKVVGFHGRSSLYLDAIGVHMQHWLGSDQKTSHKPSLFKKY, encoded by the exons ATG AGTACTGAGGGATCTGACAAGAAATCCATATCAGTTGGGCCGTGGGGAGGTCACAACGGGCTCATTTGGGATGACGGAGTTCACTCAACTGTGAAGCAGCTGGTGATAGCTCATGGAGCTGCCATTGACTCTATCCAGATTGAATATGATGAGAGAGGAAGCTCAGTTTGGTCAGACAAGCATGGTCGAAATGGAGGCTGGAAAACTGACAAG GTGAAGCTTGCTTCTCCAGAAGAATTTTTAACTTCAATCGAGGGATATTACGGTAAGAAAAGCGAATGGGGGCCGATCACAGTTCGATCTCTCACTTTCAAGAGCAACAAAAGAACTTATGGACCGTTTGGGGTCGAACAAGGAACCTATTTTTCACTCCAGGAGACAGCTTCGAATATTAAGATTGTTGGGTTCCATGGCATGTCCGGCTGGTATCTTGATTCCATAGGCGCTTACGTAAAACCTATTGATCAGAATGAACAAAAGCAACACGCGAAAACCCTGCTTCGGACACCTTTCAATTATCCGACTATTGGTACTGATCCGAACCTTGCTGGCTACTCACTAATCCAAAACTGTAATGTGCTTTTTGCTATGACGCCGAAGGACGACTCCACTGCTAAACCAGCTGCAGTACCAGTACCAGTACCCAAAATGCTCTCAGGGCAGTTTTCTGATTCCGAAATAAGTGACGTAGGAACCAAACATGAGCTG ACGACGAATGCTGAGAAGTTTCCCTCAAAAGTTGAAGGGGTGGTAGCATATGGCCCCTTCGGAGGGACGGGTGGTGCTGCATTTGATGATGGGATTTATTCGGGGATTAGACAAATCAAGTTATCAAGAAACATCGGTGTTGTATACATAAAGGTTCAGTATGACCGCAATGGTGAAGCTGTTTGGGAAGGCAGACATGGCGGGACTGGAGGATTTAAAAGTGACAAG ATAGTTTTTGATTACCCGAACGAGATCTTGACGCATATAACAGGAACATTCGCACCTACAATGGTCATGGGGACTAGTGTTATCAAGTCCCTCACTTTCCACACCACGAAGAAGCAGCATGGGCCGTATGGAGAAGAACAAGGAGCCTGTTTCACAACCAAGCTTAAAGAAGGGAAAATCGTCGGAATTCATGGGAGGAGTGGTCTGTTCTTAGATGCTCTTGGGGTCCATGCCATAGAAGGAAAGGTCCATATTATAGAGACAAAGACACCAACTCTCACAAATACTCCTAATATTCCTTACGGTCACACTGACCACAAAAAGAAGACACCAACTGTCACAAATACTCCTAACACTTTCACTGCAATGATCCCAAAGGAGCATGCAGGGGCAATTACTGAGATAGATAATCCTCACTGGACAAATAAACTACTAATGACAAACAGAGGAAAAGTCGAAGAG GTTGCTTATGGGGTGATAAAAGAACCAGCTCCGTGTGGACCGGGACCTTGGGGCGGAGATGGAGGTAGAGCATGGGATGATGGAGTGTTTTCCGGGATTAGTCAGATTCATTTGACAAGAGAAGCAAAAGGCATTTGCTCAGTGCAGATTGAGTATGATCGAAATGGTCAATTCATTTGGTCTGCTAAGCATGGAGGCAATGGAGGAACTTCCCCACATAGA ATAAAATTGGAGTACCCTCATGAAGTGATCACCTGCATATCTGGATATTATGGTTGCATAAGCACAGATCAGGGACAGGGACCTAAAATCATAAAGTCGCTGACTTTTTTCACCAGCAGAGGCAAGTATGGTCCGTTTGGAGAACAAGTTGGGACATTCTTCACTTCGACCGCGACGGAGGGCAAGGTGGTGGGATTCCATGGGAGGAGCAGCCTGTATTTGGACGCCATCGGAGTTCACATGCAGCATTGGCTTGGAAGTGATCAGAAAACAAGCCACAAGCCATCCCTCTTCAAGAAGTACTGA
- the LOC126602527 gene encoding pentatricopeptide repeat-containing protein At1g19720-like produces MENFTIPCKSSPPIPIVPSKFSNPSEFLPRQTKPTISFSRKTLPKFTDSHLNYLRKNGEFTEAVTVLDSIAKSGSKVTSTTYMNLLQSCIDTNSIQLGRKIHERIDVVEELNPFVETKLVSMYAKCGFLDDARKVFYAMRERNLYSWSAMIGACLRDQRWKEVVELFYSMMRDGVLPDYFLFPKILQACGNCSNFEATKLIHSIVVRYNLAGCIHVNNSILAVYAKCGKLKWARRFFDQMDEKDGVSWNAVISGYCHKGETEEARRLFDAMSKEGIEPGLVTWNTLIASHNQLGHCDLAMELMRRMESCGITPDVYTWTSLISGFTQNDRKNQSLDLFKKMLLSGVQPNGITITSAISACTSLKSLNKGLEIYSVAIKMGFIDDVLVGNALVDMFSKCGELEAAQKVFVMIPEKDVYTWNSMIGGYCQARYCGKAYELLMKMQESDVHPNAVTWNVMITGYMQNGDADQAMDLFQRMEKDGKVKRNTASWNSLISGYLQLGEKNKALGVFRQMQAYCVNPNSVTILSVLPACANLVATKKVREIHAGVLRRNLESEVPVVNSLIDTYAKSGNIAYPRIIFARMPSKDIITWNSAISGCVLHGLSDIALDLFDQLKKSGIKPNRGTFTSIIYAYSLAGMIEEGRQAFYSISENYQIIPGLEHYSGMVDLFGRSGRLQEAMQFIEDMPIEPDSSIWAALFTACRIHGNLALAVRAGEHLIDLEPGNILVQQLLLQSYSLCGKSEDTSKFKKFGRDAAIKKFIGQCWIEVKNSVHTYVAGDRSELCSNFLNSWLQNIEEKAKRHDFGNELCVEEEEGVISWVHSEKLALAFALIGSPSVPKSIRMVKNLRMCGDCHRMAKYISMAFGCEIYLSDSKSFHHFSNGRCSCGDYW; encoded by the coding sequence ATGGAGAATTTTACAATCCCCTGCAAATCAAGCCCTCCAATACCCATAGTACCCTCCAAATTCAGCAACCCATCTGAATTCTTACCACGACAAACCAAACCCACAATCTCCTTTTCCAGAAAAACCCTCCCGAAATTCACAGACTCTCACTTGAATTACCTCCGCAAGAATGGCGAGTTCACGGAGGCCGTCACCGTTCTTGACTCCATTGCCAAAAGTGGGTCGAAGGTAACTTCCACTACTTACATGAATTTACTTCAATCTTGCATTGACACCAATTCTATTCAACTGGGTCGGAAGATCCATGAGCGTATTGATGTAGTTGAGGAATTGAACCCGTTTGTTGAGACGAAGTTGGTGAGCATGTATGCGAAATGCGGGTTTTTGGATGATGCGCGCAAGGTGTTCTACGCAATGCGTGAGAGAAATTTGTACTCTTGGTCGGCCATGATCGGTGCGTGTCTTAGAGATCAGAGGTGGAAAGAGGTGGTGGAGCTTTTTTACTCGATGATGAGAGATGGGGTTTTGCCGGATTACTTTCTGTTCCCTAAGATATTGCAGGCTTGTGGGAATTGTAGCAATTTCGAGGCCACCAAATTGATACACTCCATTGTGGTTCGGTATAATTTGGCTGGTTGTATTCATGTGAACAATTCGATACTGGCGGTGTACGCAAAATGTGGAAAATTGAAGTGGGCAAGGAGGTTCTTTGACCAGATGGATGAGAAGGATGGGGTGAGTTGGAATGCGGTTATATCTGGTTACTGTCACAAGGGTGAGACTGAAGAGGCTCGGAGACTGTTTGATGCGATGAGCAAAGAAGGGATTGAACCGGGGTTGGTAACTTGGAATACATTGATTGCTAGTCATAACCAGTTAGGTCATTGTGATCTCGCAATGGAACTGATGAGGAGGATGGAGAGCTGTGGCATAACCCCTGATGTATATACTTGGACTTCTTTGATTTCGGGATTTACTCAAAACGACAGGAAAAATCAGTCTTTGGATTTGTTCAAGAAGATGCTTCTATCAGGGGTACAACCAAATGGGATTACAATCACTAGTGCAATCTCAGCATGCACATCTTTAAAATCACTTAACAAAGGGTTGGAAATCTATTCTGTTGCTATAAAGATGGGTTTCATTGATGATGTACTGGTCGGAAATGCACTTGTTGATATGTTTTCAAAATGTGGGGAACTGGAAGCTGCTCAGAAGGTCTTTGTTATGATCCCAGAGAAAGACGTCTATACCTGGAACTCAATGATAGGAGGATATTGCCAAGCTAGATACTGTGGTAAGGCCTATGAACTGCTCATGAAGATGCAGGAATCAGATGTGCATCCCAATGCTGTGACCTGGAATGTGATGATCACAGGATACATGCAGAATGGAGATGCGGATCAAGCAATGGACCTCTTCCAAAGGATGGAAAAAGACGGGAAAGTTAAACGAAATACGGCATCATGGAACTCTCTTATCTCTGGCTACCTGCAACTTGGGGAGAAAAACAAGGCACTTGGGGTATTCAGGCAGATGCAGGCCTACTGTGTTAATCCTAATTCTGTTACCATATTGAGTGTCCTGCCCGCTTGTGCAAATCTAGTTGCCACGAAAAAGGTGAGAGAGATCCACGCTGGTGTATTGCGTAGAAATTTGGAGTCTGAAGTCCCTGTTGTAAATTCCCTGATAGACACCTATGCCAAATCGGGAAACATAGCATATCCAAGAATCATATTTGCTAGAATGCCATCCAAAGATATCATCACTTGGAACTCAGCAATTTCTGGTTGTGTCTTACATGGTCTTTCAGACATTGCACTTGACCTTTTTGATCAGCTGAAGAAGTCGGGGATTAAACCAAATAGAGGTACCTTTACAAGTATCATATATGCATACAGTCTTGCTGGAATGATAGAAGAGGGAAGACAAGCTTTTTACAGCATCAGTGAAAACTACCAAATCATACCAGGTCTAGAACATTATTCAGGTATGGTAGATCTTTTCGGGCGTTCTGGAAGACTTCAAGAAGCAATGCAGTTTATTGAAGATATGCCCATAGAACCAGACTCCTCTATTTGGGCTGCCTTATTTACCGCATGTAGGATTCATGGGAATCTTGCCTTGGCAGTTCGTGCAGGGGAGCATTTAATCGACTTGGAACCAGGAAATATTTTGGTTCAACAGTTACTTCTACAGTCATATTCTTTATGTGGTAAGTCTGAGGAtacttcaaaatttaaaaagtttgGTAGAGATGCTGCAATAAAGAAATTTATTGGGCAGTGCTGGATTGAGGTAAAGAACTCGGTGCATACGTATGTTGCAGGTGATAGGTCGGAACTATGCTCAAACTTCCTAAATTCATGGTTACAAAACATAGAAGAAAAAGCAAAGAGACATGATTTTGGTAATGAGCTTTGTGTTGAGGAAGAAGAGGGGGTTATCAGCTGGGTCCATAGCGAAAAACTGGCACTTGCTTTTGCCCTCATTGGCTCCCCAAGTGTACCTAAGAGTATTAGGATGGTGAAGAATCTGAGAATGTGTGGGGACTGCCACAGGATGGCGAAGTATATATCTATGGCTTTCGGGTGTGAGATATATTTGAGCGACTCAAAGTCCTTTCACCATTTTAGTAATGGCCGTTGTTCATGTGGTGACTATTGGTAG